In Pseudomonadota bacterium, the following are encoded in one genomic region:
- the grxC gene encoding glutaredoxin 3: MAEVVIYSTSVCPYCIKAKQLLSRKGAAYREIDISRDPALVEEAQTRSGGRKTVPQIFIGGYHVGGCDDLYALEAVGKLDDLLK; this comes from the coding sequence ATGGCTGAAGTTGTAATCTATTCCACCTCGGTATGTCCTTACTGTATTAAGGCAAAACAGCTGTTGAGCCGCAAGGGGGCGGCTTATCGGGAAATTGATATCAGTCGTGATCCGGCTTTGGTCGAAGAGGCTCAAACGCGCAGCGGCGGACGCAAAACCGTACCCCAGATATTTATCGGGGGTTATCATGTCGGAGGCTGTGACGATCTGTACGCTCTGGAGGCCGTCGGCAAA